A stretch of Physeter macrocephalus isolate SW-GA chromosome 6, ASM283717v5, whole genome shotgun sequence DNA encodes these proteins:
- the LOC114486416 gene encoding translation initiation factor IF-2-like isoform X2: MAKQKESGKNAPAPHPPARPPARTDSPRGCGVRACEPAAAEDPACCPAAAPPAPCPPEARPQSRRPRPNRRLGCGA, translated from the exons ATGGCTAAACAAAAAG AATCTGGAAAGAACGCGCCGGCGCCACACCCTCCCGCCCGGCCGCCCGCTCGCACTGACAGCCCGCGCGGGTGCGGGGTCCGGGCCTGTGAGCCGGCGGCCGCGGAGGACCCGGCCTGCtgccccgccgccgccccgcccgccccctgcccccccgaGGCCCGCCCCCAGAGCAGACGACCGAGGCCTAATCGCCGCCTGGGCTGCGGGGCCTAA
- the LOC114486416 gene encoding taperin-like isoform X1, with protein sequence MRLRIRVRQNLERTRRRHTLPPGRPLALTARAGAGSGPVSRRPRRTRPAAPPPPRPPPAPPRPAPRADDRGLIAAWAAGPKGRGRR encoded by the exons ATGAGATTACGAATCCGCGTGAGGCAG AATCTGGAAAGAACGCGCCGGCGCCACACCCTCCCGCCCGGCCGCCCGCTCGCACTGACAGCCCGCGCGGGTGCGGGGTCCGGGCCTGTGAGCCGGCGGCCGCGGAGGACCCGGCCTGCtgccccgccgccgccccgcccgccccctgcccccccgaGGCCCGCCCCCAGAGCAGACGACCGAGGCCTAATCGCCGCCTGGGCTGCGGGGCCTAAAGGAAGGGGCCGGCGCTGA